The genomic DNA CTCTTCCCAAAATATGCACATAAAAAGTCTAGAAATTACTTTCTGTTTCTCAGGTGGAGAGGTCGTGGATCGAGTTGTCGAGtggttataaaatttgaaaattataacataatagAACGATAGCAAGTGTGACGAAAGCATACCAACACCGAAGAAAAAGCTCTGTGGAAAAAACAGAGTAAGAGAAACTGTGATGATGAATGAATAGTAATTAAGGGATTAGTATTATGATGGGGGAAAAACATGTTGCAATACCATAGCTTCGCCTTGTAAAAGGAACATTTGAATGGATATCCAAAAAGTCCGAATGCTATGTAGCAGTTTGAAAATATGTTGGCAGCAGTGCGTTTCTAAGCAACAGATAGGCGATGTATAACAATGTGTCATAATCACCGCATTCGGTCGAAGAATTGTTTGAAAATCGACGAAGGCGTTTGGTCGTTGCTAAGTAACACTATCAATGGACGACATTGTTAACGGCTTGTGCCGCTGTAAAATGTAAGAATAACTACCGGAAATAGAACACTTAGTGACCATTATTGTTGAAGTCGGTAATATGGGTTGGATTAAGAAATAGAAACAAATTGATCGTCCCTCAGCAGTTTACTCAATCAACTTTCAATATGAATGAAAGTATTTGGTTTACTAGCATAATAGTAACTTGTCATGTGacaattccatcaattttttttttttctttactcaacCAGTACCTTAGTTCTCATGTATTATCGATGACATCACATTTCTGTGATTACGACGAGTGTAAGCAATGGCAAATAATATCCTGCATGTTCTATGGTCCTGAAAAGGACCTTTGTTATTCGATGATGCTGCAGCTGCCAGATGTAATGGGCTGCTGCCGCGATGGAAATCTAACCACCGAATCCGTACAGGGTGCGTCCCTGGCGCTTGAGGGCGTACACGACGTCCATGGCGGTCACGGTCTTCCTCTTGGCGTGTTCGGTGTAGGTGACGGCGTCACGGATCACGTTCTCAAGGAACACCTTGAGGACACCGCGGGTCTCCTCGTAGATGAGTCCGGAGATACGCTTGACACCTCCGCGGCGGGCCAGACGGCGAATGGCCGGCTTGGTGATGCCCTGGATGTTGTCGCGAAGAACCTTGCGATGACGCTTGGCGCCTCCTTTCCCCAAGCCTTTTCCTCCCTTGCCTCGTCCGGTCATGTTGCTGCTGTCTCGGTGAGAGAATCGTGCTTGCTTGACTTTCGGCTTTCCATTTTATAACGTCTTTCGACGGTCTCGCACTCTCAGCCAATCACATTTCGGCACATGTAAGAGTCTACACACTCATGCCAATATATTGGGTCGAGAAATCGGCCGCTTCAGTTACTTTCCCGACAGGAAAATGGCACGTACCAAGCAGACAGCCCGTAAGTCGACCGGAGGCAAAGCCCCCAGGAAGCAGCTGGCCACCAAGGCCGCTCGCAAGAGCGCGCCGGCCACCGGTGGAGTGAAGAAGCCCCACAGGTATCGCCCAGGTACCGTGGCCCTCCGAGAGATCAGGAGATACCAGAAGAGCACCGAGCTTCTGATCCGCAAGCTGCCCTTCCAGCGCCTGGTCCGTGAGATCGCCCAGGACTTCAAGACCGACCTCCGCTTCCAGAGCTCCGCCGTCATGGCTCTGCAGGAGGCGTCCGAGGCCTACCTCGTGGGTCTTTTCGAGGACACCAACCTGTGCGCCATCCACGCCAAGCGCGTCACCATCATGCCAAAGGACATCCAGCTGGCACGCCGTATCCGCGGAGAGCGCGCTTAGATCGCTGTCGACTTCTTGTCGCCACAAAAACAAAAGTCCTTTTCAGGACTAGACGTCATACAGACGATTGTTTCCCATTGCTTTCatcgacgagaatgaaataatatttcataaataaaatctgaaagagaatgaaaaattaataaagttgtaattaatgataattataattaactaatgaaaaatagtttaaatgaatACTGGAAGGTatgaataaaactaatgaaaagatgttttttgcaGATGGAGTGCTTGGCAACCTGGCAGTTTCCTGACGGAAAATGCTATCTTTACagaatggcaatttaaatttcataagtaacGGAAATTACGAAGTTCTATCAGAATAACAATGTCAGGAGTACACTCAATCCTTTATCGAGTTACGACAATGTAGGAATCTCTCGAACTCAAAAAATGTCGTTAGGAGATGTTGCCATGCGCGACGATTGTTTTCCGCCAGCAGTATTGTCACGGAAAATACTAATGCAACAATGACATTCGccaatatttcattgttttcaacaatCTACCGTCTTGGTTGCAAATATGTGATACGCAAATACTTCATTCTTTTCAGCAATCAGGCTTTCTGCTGCAGCAGACGCGTCTTTCGAAACTtagtttcataggtaaatttttactgccaaaaaattATCTGACAACCATCAATGGAACGAGCATTCATTTGACGTCAAATTAGCTGATTTGTAGAAGGAATATTGTCCATCTACTCATTTCTTTGAAAGGGTAAGGTTTGAAACTTTATTTGGTAAGGTGGAGGAgtttggaattttgttttaagcatggaaaatagtcATCTGTATGACTTgatggcccttaagagggcctaaATTGAACTTCGCGTACATCGAAGTTCGGTGAACCTGCGAGGTTCGGTCGCTCACTTCTTCTTGGGGGCGGCGGCGGCCTTCTTTGCTGCCGCGGGCTTGGGCTTGGTGGGCGTCTTCTTGGGCTTGGGCGCCTTGGGCTTGGTGGGCGCCTTCTTCGCCTTCGATGGGGACTTTGCTGCCTTCGCCGCTGGCTTGGCTGCTGCGGGCTTCTTCTTGGGCTTGTCTGCTTTCTTTGCCTTCTTCGCAGGAGGCGCGGACTTGGAGCGCTCCTTGGgcgcggaccgcttggtggcagccttctccttcttcgcgGGCTTGGGCTTCTTGGCCGCGGCGGTCTTCTTGGCTGCGGTCTTCTTCGCCTTGGCTGCAGCGGGTGCAGCCTTGTCCTTCAGCGTGGTGGAGCTCAGCTTGAAGGACCCCGACGCTCCCTTGCCCTTGGTCTGTACGAGTGTGCCGGAGGTGACGGCGGACTTGAGGTACTTCTTGATGAAGGGGGAGAGCTTCTCGGCGTCGACCTTGTAGGAGGCGGCGATGTACT from Ischnura elegans unplaced genomic scaffold, ioIscEleg1.1, whole genome shotgun sequence includes the following:
- the LOC124173693 gene encoding histone H4, which translates into the protein MTGRGKGGKGLGKGGAKRHRKVLRDNIQGITKPAIRRLARRGGVKRISGLIYEETRGVLKVFLENVIRDAVTYTEHAKRKTVTAMDVVYALKRQGRTLYGFGG
- the LOC124173691 gene encoding histone H3; translated protein: MARTKQTARKSTGGKAPRKQLATKAARKSAPATGGVKKPHRYRPGTVALREIRRYQKSTELLIRKLPFQRLVREIAQDFKTDLRFQSSAVMALQEASEAYLVGLFEDTNLCAIHAKRVTIMPKDIQLARRIRGERA
- the LOC124173694 gene encoding late histone H1-like translates to MVRYLEGGKRENFIASYLSSETMADATAAAAAAPPAAQPSGTAAVKPLPAASAASKKASKGAASKKARAKPSHPPTSEMVNNAVKSLKERGGSSLQAIKKYIAASYKVDAEKLSPFIKKYLKSAVTSGTLVQTKGKGASGSFKLSSTTLKDKAAPAAAKAKKTAAKKTAAAKKPKPAKKEKAATKRSAPKERSKSAPPAKKAKKADKPKKKPAAAKPAAKAAKSPSKAKKAPTKPKAPKPKKTPTKPKPAAAKKAAAAPKKK